A window of Marinobacter salarius contains these coding sequences:
- the hemL gene encoding glutamate-1-semialdehyde 2,1-aminomutase: MTQSETLFEQAQKYIPGGVNSPVRAFRGVGGTPLFFKHADGAYLYDEDDRRYIDYIGSWGPMILGHGNQIIKDALHAQVDQGIGYGAPTAIETEMAKKVCELIPSIDLVRMVNSGTEATMSTVRLARGYTGRDKIVKFEGCYHGHVDSLLVKAGSGALTLGVPNSPGIPASLAEHTLTLAFNDIESVRETFAKMGDEIAAIIVEPVAGNMNCIPPVPGFLEALREVCDEHGTVLIFDEVMTGFRVALGGAQEFYGVTPDLTALGKVIGGGLPVGAFGGKREIMEHISPLGPVYQAGTLSGNPLAMCAGLATLNAISEPGFHDRLTEKTNAVRDGLKEAADSTGVPLAVQSAGAMFGFFFADAPKITRFDQVVACDAERFKKFFQGMLKEGVYLAPSAFEASFTSAALTDDDIRQTTEAARRVMKTL; this comes from the coding sequence ATGACCCAGTCCGAAACCCTATTCGAACAGGCTCAAAAATACATCCCGGGAGGCGTCAACTCTCCGGTCCGGGCCTTTCGGGGAGTCGGCGGTACCCCGCTGTTTTTCAAGCATGCCGACGGCGCCTATCTGTACGACGAAGACGATCGCCGCTACATCGACTACATCGGTTCCTGGGGGCCCATGATCCTTGGCCACGGCAACCAGATCATCAAGGATGCGCTCCATGCCCAGGTCGATCAGGGCATCGGTTACGGAGCACCGACGGCGATCGAAACCGAAATGGCCAAAAAGGTCTGCGAACTGATCCCTTCCATTGACCTGGTGCGCATGGTTAATTCCGGCACCGAAGCCACCATGAGCACGGTTCGACTCGCCCGCGGCTATACCGGCCGAGACAAGATCGTGAAGTTCGAAGGCTGCTACCACGGCCACGTGGATTCACTGCTGGTGAAAGCCGGCTCCGGCGCGCTGACCCTCGGCGTCCCCAACTCCCCGGGCATTCCCGCCAGCCTCGCGGAACATACATTGACCCTGGCGTTCAACGATATTGAAAGTGTTCGGGAAACCTTCGCAAAAATGGGCGATGAGATCGCGGCCATCATTGTTGAGCCGGTGGCAGGCAATATGAACTGCATACCACCTGTACCCGGTTTCCTTGAAGCTTTGCGGGAGGTGTGCGACGAGCACGGCACGGTATTGATTTTCGATGAGGTCATGACCGGCTTTCGGGTCGCCCTCGGTGGTGCTCAGGAATTTTACGGTGTCACACCGGACCTGACTGCCCTGGGCAAAGTGATTGGCGGTGGACTGCCCGTTGGCGCGTTTGGCGGCAAACGGGAAATCATGGAACACATCTCGCCACTGGGGCCGGTCTATCAGGCCGGCACTCTGAGCGGCAACCCACTGGCCATGTGTGCCGGCCTGGCCACATTGAATGCCATTTCAGAGCCGGGATTCCATGACCGGTTAACGGAAAAGACCAATGCCGTTCGCGATGGGTTGAAAGAGGCTGCGGACAGCACCGGCGTTCCATTGGCAGTTCAAAGTGCTGGCGCCATGTTCGGCTTCTTCTTTGCCGACGCTCCCAAGATCACTCGCTTCGACCAGGTCGTGGCCTGCGACGCAGAGCGGTTCAAGAAGTTCTTCCAGGGGATGCTCAAGGAAGGTGTGTACCTGGCGCCTTCAGCCTTTGAGGCCAGCTTTACCAGCGCAGCCCTGACCGATGACGACATCCGACAGACAACGGAAGCGGCACGCCGTGTCATGAAAACGCTCTGA
- a CDS encoding triacylglycerol lipase: MKQWIKVFAMLVALAWSAPSMAWWWNSTPSNYTDTRYPVVLVHGMFGFDSIAGVDYWYGIAEDLRKYGADVYTTQVPALDSTIARGEALLPQIASIAAVHGKVNLIGHSHGGPTARYVARVRPDLVASVTSVGSPHKGSPVADLIHGSPADGLAASLGNALGSLIDLLSGGGYDQDLQSSLYSLTTEGSAEFNNFAPAGVPASACGEGAYSSNGVRFYSWGGTGVLTNVLDPSDVLLGTTSLAFTFSPNDGLVGRCSSHFGKVIRDNYFMNHLDEVNQALGLHSLFETDPKTVFRQQANRLRNAGL; encoded by the coding sequence ATGAAACAATGGATCAAGGTATTCGCCATGCTGGTGGCACTGGCATGGTCGGCGCCATCAATGGCCTGGTGGTGGAATTCCACGCCATCCAACTACACCGATACCCGCTATCCGGTGGTATTGGTTCACGGTATGTTCGGATTCGATTCAATTGCGGGTGTAGACTATTGGTATGGTATTGCCGAAGACCTACGCAAGTACGGGGCCGATGTCTACACCACCCAGGTACCCGCTCTGGACAGTACCATCGCCAGGGGTGAGGCACTGCTACCGCAGATCGCCTCAATCGCAGCGGTGCATGGCAAAGTAAACCTGATTGGCCACAGCCATGGCGGGCCCACCGCTCGATACGTCGCACGGGTAAGGCCGGACCTGGTGGCCTCGGTAACCTCCGTGGGCTCCCCCCACAAAGGCTCACCGGTTGCAGACCTGATCCACGGATCTCCGGCGGACGGTCTTGCAGCATCACTGGGTAACGCACTGGGCAGCCTGATCGACCTGCTCTCCGGTGGCGGCTACGACCAAGACCTCCAGTCCAGCCTATACTCACTCACCACCGAAGGCAGCGCTGAGTTCAACAACTTCGCCCCCGCTGGCGTTCCTGCCAGCGCCTGTGGTGAAGGTGCCTATTCCAGCAACGGCGTGCGCTTTTATTCATGGGGTGGCACTGGCGTACTGACCAACGTGTTGGACCCATCCGACGTACTTTTGGGCACCACCAGCCTGGCGTTTACGTTCAGCCCCAACGATGGCTTGGTGGGTCGCTGTAGCAGCCATTTTGGCAAAGTGATTCGTGATAACTATTTCATGAACCACCTGGATGAGGTGAATCAGGCTCTTGGATTGCATAGCCTGTTCGAGACTGATCCAAAAACCGTCTTCCGGCAGCAGGCCAACCGCCTGAGAAATGCCGGGCTTTAA
- a CDS encoding tetratricopeptide repeat protein: MGFPRLAILFIALMTSAPMAMAVEVPDKPDFDAGVKAFRQGNLEEARIFFERARAAGTNSTSLLYNLGVVYFRLGDLESAETVFLTLLETPHAPLAYYNLGLVKQRMGKIGDARRWFERAASPDSPEEVQTLARQQLADVTAQPSSNQRHGSGYLSVAGGYDDNISGTPDDVSSDKEGGFADALAAGSVQLGMKEISLHGVAFTRQYPGNSAFDNTYLSTGASLPKELGDGELISTLSLSASWFGGDPLEREARVEMLYHPDRCVLAPVVSGVECSVSGSVSTIDGGSDYSAYDGEMLRFRASADKALGSWVLSGHYQLEDNHRRDLSTQQEFFSVSPIRNLVSAEVRHYVSSRFSFGGKADVRYSRYKDDQRFVSNGTLVSERRTDNRLRGSLLAEYRLAGEWMMLAEWSMLDNRSTIDRYDYSRREVMLGLETVF, encoded by the coding sequence TTGGGGTTCCCACGACTAGCCATTCTGTTTATTGCCCTGATGACCTCGGCTCCCATGGCGATGGCAGTGGAGGTCCCAGATAAGCCGGATTTCGATGCCGGTGTGAAGGCTTTTCGGCAAGGAAACCTGGAAGAGGCCCGAATTTTTTTCGAGCGAGCTCGGGCGGCTGGCACCAACTCTACATCCCTACTCTACAATCTCGGCGTTGTTTACTTCCGTCTCGGCGATCTCGAGTCGGCCGAAACCGTATTCCTGACATTGTTGGAAACGCCTCATGCGCCGTTGGCTTACTACAATCTCGGTCTGGTAAAGCAGAGGATGGGAAAGATTGGCGATGCCCGCCGATGGTTTGAGCGAGCCGCCAGCCCGGATTCACCTGAAGAAGTCCAAACGCTGGCACGTCAGCAATTGGCCGACGTGACCGCGCAACCCTCATCGAATCAGCGTCATGGTAGTGGCTATCTCTCCGTCGCTGGCGGATACGACGACAATATTTCCGGAACCCCGGATGATGTTTCCAGTGATAAGGAAGGCGGGTTTGCGGATGCTCTGGCGGCGGGGAGTGTTCAGCTCGGAATGAAGGAAATCAGCTTGCACGGGGTTGCCTTCACTCGCCAGTACCCTGGGAACTCAGCCTTTGACAACACTTATCTCAGCACCGGTGCGTCGTTGCCGAAAGAGCTGGGAGACGGTGAGCTTATATCAACCCTGAGCCTGTCGGCTTCCTGGTTTGGAGGTGATCCCCTTGAACGCGAGGCCCGAGTCGAGATGCTCTATCATCCCGATCGATGCGTTTTGGCTCCTGTGGTCTCTGGTGTTGAATGCAGCGTAAGTGGTTCGGTTTCAACAATTGATGGTGGCAGCGATTACAGCGCCTACGATGGAGAGATGCTGCGGTTCCGTGCCAGCGCTGATAAAGCGTTGGGAAGTTGGGTTCTGAGCGGTCACTATCAGCTGGAAGATAACCATCGAAGGGATCTGTCGACACAGCAGGAGTTCTTCAGTGTATCTCCCATACGCAACCTTGTGTCGGCGGAAGTCCGTCACTATGTGTCGAGCCGATTTTCGTTTGGAGGCAAGGCCGATGTTCGCTACTCCCGCTACAAGGATGACCAACGATTCGTATCGAACGGAACGCTGGTCTCAGAGCGGCGCACGGATAACCGGTTGCGCGGTTCTCTGCTGGCGGAATACCGACTGGCCGGTGAATGGATGATGTTGGCGGAATGGAGCATGCTGGACAACCGCAGTACCATTGACCGTTATGACTACAGCCGTCGGGAAGTGATGCTCGGGTTGGAGACGGTATTCTGA
- a CDS encoding zf-HC2 domain-containing protein — MAMMCDECKNNLGSWAKAELSAAQANRLEQHLAECESCSVAAHNELAIVTAMRESQEIPPPSPGFEKQVLDVAIGRAHRTRRSLADHGWSGSWAGGAIAAALVLGIALGFGWRSGQEPADELAQTETDSVTDHRVTVVDENTDERSALKPVARNVRLAFRSREALQGVTLTVELPPHVEVSDYPGHQRLSWRVDLDKGENVVNLPLNILFSGEGELVAHLDDGQRTKTFRASLNSPSINGRPEPSS, encoded by the coding sequence ATGGCAATGATGTGTGACGAGTGCAAAAACAACCTGGGTTCCTGGGCCAAGGCCGAGCTGTCAGCTGCTCAGGCTAACCGCCTTGAGCAGCATCTTGCCGAGTGTGAGAGCTGCTCCGTGGCTGCACACAACGAATTGGCAATTGTCACCGCGATGCGTGAAAGCCAGGAGATACCTCCCCCGTCGCCGGGTTTTGAGAAGCAGGTTCTGGATGTCGCTATCGGAAGAGCGCACCGGACCCGCAGAAGCCTTGCGGACCACGGTTGGAGTGGCTCATGGGCAGGCGGTGCCATTGCAGCGGCTCTGGTTCTGGGTATTGCACTTGGTTTTGGCTGGCGTTCAGGCCAGGAGCCGGCGGATGAGTTGGCGCAGACTGAAACGGATTCAGTAACCGATCATCGAGTAACCGTTGTTGATGAAAACACGGATGAACGCTCGGCACTGAAGCCGGTTGCCAGGAATGTTCGGCTTGCGTTTCGCTCCAGGGAAGCGCTGCAGGGTGTTACTTTGACAGTGGAATTGCCGCCTCATGTAGAGGTTTCGGATTATCCCGGGCACCAAAGGTTGAGCTGGAGAGTCGATCTGGATAAAGGCGAAAACGTGGTAAATCTGCCATTAAACATACTTTTCTCTGGTGAGGGTGAACTGGTCGCTCATCTTGACGATGGCCAAAGAACCAAAACGTTCCGGGCCAGTCTCAACAGCCCATCAATAAATGGACGTCCGGAGCCCTCCTCATGA
- a CDS encoding RNA polymerase sigma factor yields the protein MALLSFNASRAKRFEKLVQPHLEAMYRFAYRLAGQQQDAEDLVQDVVLKLYPRLSELESVEQLRPWLNRVLYRHFIDQVRRKGRRADRPVSDVAEPEQQSSFLDSYAADIPDLSEQISSERLKPVMDEIIQTLSPDRRTLMLLHDVDGWSQEDIAQVLEIPVGTVKSRVHRCRAALREKLLERPELFPQAERVKE from the coding sequence TTGGCTTTACTTTCCTTTAACGCCTCCCGGGCCAAGCGATTTGAGAAACTGGTGCAGCCGCATTTGGAGGCTATGTACCGGTTTGCGTATCGTTTGGCCGGGCAGCAACAGGACGCAGAGGATTTGGTTCAGGATGTGGTCTTGAAGCTGTATCCCCGTCTCTCGGAACTGGAATCAGTGGAGCAATTGAGGCCATGGTTGAATCGCGTGTTGTACCGGCACTTTATTGATCAGGTCCGTCGCAAAGGACGTCGTGCCGACAGGCCTGTTAGCGATGTAGCAGAGCCGGAACAGCAGTCCTCCTTTTTAGACTCATACGCCGCGGATATTCCCGACCTCAGTGAACAGATCAGTTCCGAACGCTTGAAGCCCGTTATGGATGAGATTATTCAGACTCTGTCGCCGGATCGGCGCACGTTGATGCTGCTGCACGATGTGGATGGCTGGAGCCAGGAAGATATTGCTCAGGTGCTTGAAATACCGGTTGGCACGGTGAAGTCGAGAGTCCATCGTTGTCGGGCCGCCCTGCGGGAAAAGTTACTTGAGCGTCCGGAACTTTTTCCGCAGGCCGAGCGTGTGAAAGAATGA
- a CDS encoding DUF4382 domain-containing protein, protein MNQSLKYLTVLGFTGALTACGGGDDSSSLSRGETGSVSVGLTDAPVDSAQQVNIEVTALVLQPSDGERRRFELELPAPVNLLDLQGGSFESLVTDEEVPAGNYNWMRIELGDDNTVLLDDGSSHILTTPSARGVQTSGFTVPAGGEVSLTIDFDVRKSLVNPVGQDSYRLKPVLRLVDNSEVGTIEGTVAGELITQECGDVMTPEFAGNVYVHEGSDAVPDDIGSENEPLVVAPVDENGTYTYTAAFIPAGEYTVSYTCGDDLIEDDQEQPSDDEIAFVGAQNVTVIAGETATADFEIQSP, encoded by the coding sequence ATGAATCAGTCTCTCAAATACCTGACAGTACTTGGCTTTACCGGGGCACTGACTGCCTGTGGCGGGGGCGATGACAGTAGCAGCCTCAGTAGAGGGGAAACAGGCAGCGTAAGCGTCGGACTGACCGATGCACCGGTAGACAGCGCCCAGCAAGTAAACATTGAGGTTACCGCGCTGGTACTTCAACCTTCAGACGGCGAACGTCGCAGGTTTGAGCTGGAACTCCCCGCACCGGTCAATCTTCTCGACCTGCAGGGAGGTTCATTTGAAAGCCTCGTCACTGATGAGGAAGTTCCGGCTGGCAACTACAACTGGATGCGAATCGAACTCGGCGACGACAACACCGTCCTTCTTGATGACGGAAGCTCTCACATCCTTACCACTCCATCTGCAAGAGGCGTGCAGACATCAGGATTTACCGTTCCTGCCGGAGGTGAAGTTAGCCTTACCATCGACTTCGATGTCCGAAAGTCACTGGTTAACCCTGTCGGGCAGGACAGCTATCGACTCAAGCCGGTACTCAGGCTTGTCGACAACTCAGAGGTCGGTACTATCGAGGGAACCGTAGCTGGCGAACTGATTACTCAGGAATGCGGTGACGTAATGACCCCGGAATTTGCAGGCAACGTCTACGTTCATGAAGGTTCAGATGCCGTGCCTGACGACATTGGCAGCGAAAACGAACCGCTGGTTGTTGCTCCGGTCGACGAAAACGGAACCTATACCTACACCGCCGCTTTCATTCCGGCTGGCGAGTACACCGTGAGCTATACCTGCGGGGATGACCTGATCGAAGATGATCAGGAACAGCCTTCAGACGATGAAATCGCGTTCGTCGGTGCCCAAAACGTGACGGTAATAGCCGGTGAAACTGCAACGGCTGACTTTGAAATCCAATCACCGTAA
- a CDS encoding tetratricopeptide repeat protein, which translates to MKSNTFKYAGLLALSLTVAGCASGPGGGSIYVPAGDRSSPDEAPQPPQTSEPRDEPRVERKSEQPDQPVRQPERTAPSYQDEGDALSPAARSLIQRADSLMASGETQAAVAQLERAQRIAPRSAQVYFKLSQAYVALDQLGSAEQFTLKGLSLAGSNSSLQRSGWLLLADIRRARGNVAGADQAEARASAL; encoded by the coding sequence ATGAAATCGAACACGTTTAAATACGCTGGTTTATTGGCTTTGTCGCTGACGGTGGCCGGTTGCGCCTCTGGCCCGGGCGGTGGCTCCATTTATGTGCCAGCCGGTGATAGGTCATCCCCTGACGAGGCACCCCAACCGCCACAAACCAGTGAGCCGCGTGACGAACCGCGGGTTGAACGTAAAAGCGAGCAGCCTGATCAACCGGTGCGACAGCCAGAACGCACGGCCCCCAGCTACCAGGATGAAGGAGACGCTCTGTCACCGGCAGCACGAAGCCTTATCCAGCGGGCGGACAGCCTGATGGCGTCTGGCGAGACCCAGGCTGCCGTGGCGCAACTGGAGCGTGCGCAGCGGATCGCTCCACGCTCGGCGCAGGTGTACTTCAAGCTCTCGCAAGCCTACGTGGCACTGGATCAACTGGGGTCGGCGGAGCAGTTCACCCTGAAAGGATTGTCTCTGGCGGGCAGCAATTCGTCATTGCAGCGCTCGGGATGGCTGCTGCTGGCGGATATCCGGCGTGCCAGGGGTAATGTGGCTGGGGCGGATCAGGCTGAGGCGCGTGCGTCCGCTTTGTAG